In Streptomyces chartreusis NRRL 3882, the following are encoded in one genomic region:
- a CDS encoding BNR repeat-containing protein, giving the protein MRRRTLLAAALAGAVVTPAVASGTARAADPGPSVTRTGTTTLDNQAIFFVSYDGLVNNNSFQKNGLLTYKGYQYAVWYTADRNAVVGRRALGASTWSTVKVGHTLRYDDSHNVISMGVSKVDGRLHLNMDSHSDGFTYVKSVAGLMDDPGGLSWTASRFGAPQSTLDGLTLTSQFTYPQFISTPDGKLQLSYRVAVSGNGRNALAEYDGTKWTNLGEWSSSTGTYTSEHGSSTARNMYLHGIDYDRNGRLHSFFTWREQNGAVMCSSGGITNHDTGYVYSDDRGRTWRNNAGTVVGVTGGSDKVSVNDAGLVVDPLNPDHSLMNQESQFTDSAGRPHAIISYVPGRFGQCTTNYVADRTANGRAFHVRKNASGSWQKTEIPVPLNSSQRTKLILDKYDNAYAIFPFGRIAGASAASGHTDWRILFDGSGLNAFGEVVIDETRVAQDGVLSFMYQEKSSGTTPSALHVVDFRLPA; this is encoded by the coding sequence ATGCGCAGACGCACGTTGCTGGCCGCCGCCCTGGCCGGAGCCGTGGTGACGCCCGCTGTCGCCTCCGGCACCGCGCGGGCCGCCGACCCCGGCCCCTCGGTCACCCGGACCGGCACCACCACCCTCGACAACCAGGCCATCTTCTTCGTGTCCTACGACGGGCTGGTCAACAACAACTCGTTCCAGAAGAACGGCCTGCTGACCTACAAGGGCTACCAGTACGCCGTCTGGTACACCGCCGACCGCAACGCCGTCGTCGGCCGCCGCGCCCTCGGCGCGAGCACCTGGTCCACCGTCAAGGTCGGGCACACGCTGCGGTACGACGACTCCCACAACGTCATCTCCATGGGTGTCTCCAAGGTCGACGGCCGGCTGCACCTTAACATGGACTCCCACAGCGACGGCTTCACCTACGTCAAGTCGGTCGCCGGGCTCATGGACGACCCGGGCGGACTGAGCTGGACGGCGAGCCGCTTCGGCGCACCCCAGTCCACCCTGGACGGCCTGACGCTGACCTCGCAGTTCACTTACCCGCAGTTCATCTCCACACCCGACGGCAAGCTCCAGCTGAGCTACCGCGTCGCCGTCTCCGGCAACGGCCGCAACGCGCTCGCCGAGTACGACGGCACGAAGTGGACCAACCTCGGCGAGTGGTCCAGCTCGACGGGCACGTACACCAGCGAGCACGGCTCCTCGACCGCCCGCAACATGTACCTGCACGGCATCGACTACGACCGGAACGGGCGGCTGCACTCCTTCTTCACCTGGCGTGAGCAGAACGGCGCCGTGATGTGCTCCAGCGGCGGCATCACCAACCACGACACCGGCTACGTCTACTCCGACGACCGCGGCCGTACCTGGCGCAACAACGCGGGCACCGTCGTCGGCGTCACCGGCGGCTCCGACAAGGTGTCCGTGAACGACGCCGGCCTGGTCGTCGACCCGCTCAACCCGGACCACTCCCTGATGAACCAGGAGAGCCAGTTCACCGACTCCGCGGGCCGGCCGCACGCGATCATCTCCTACGTCCCCGGCCGCTTCGGCCAGTGCACCACGAACTACGTGGCCGACCGCACCGCCAACGGACGCGCCTTCCACGTCCGCAAGAACGCCTCGGGCTCCTGGCAGAAGACCGAGATCCCGGTCCCGCTGAACTCCAGCCAGCGCACCAAGCTGATCCTGGACAAGTACGACAACGCCTACGCGATCTTCCCGTTCGGGCGGATCGCCGGCGCCTCGGCGGCCTCCGGCCACACCGACTGGAGGATCCTGTTCGACGGCAGCGGCCTCAACGCCTTCGGCGAGGTCGTCATCGACGAGACGCGCGTCGCGCAGGACGGGGTGCTGTCCTTCATGTACCAGGAGAAGTCCAGCGGTACGACGCCCTCCGCGCTGCACGTCGTCGACTTCCGGCTCCCTGCCTGA
- a CDS encoding LacI family DNA-binding transcriptional regulator, with translation MAQSVGIKDVARAAGVSVGTVSNVINRPDTVATETRARVLSAIDRLGYVRSESARQLRAGRSRIMGLLVLDMGNPFFVDVARGAERAARQAGLGVMVCNSAQNPGEEAEYLSLFAEQRVRGVLLTPADATGRNIEAFRRHGIPFVLVDRVAEGTTECSVSVDDVAGGALAVRHLVDAGHRSIAYVSGPPGLNQVRDRRTGALEALSEAGLGPDALRELPTERLDVAAGRDAGARLLGLADRPTAVFCANDLLALGVLQAMYAAGVDVPDDLAIVGYDDIEFAAAAAVPLTSVRQPAVTMGAMAADLLLEETEAEGAAQPHEHRRVVLQPELVVRRSSLSAR, from the coding sequence ATGGCCCAGTCGGTGGGTATCAAGGACGTCGCCCGCGCCGCCGGAGTCTCCGTCGGCACGGTGTCGAACGTGATCAACCGCCCGGACACGGTCGCCACCGAGACCCGGGCCCGCGTGCTGTCCGCGATAGACCGGCTCGGCTACGTCCGCAGCGAGTCCGCACGCCAGCTGCGCGCGGGTCGCAGCCGCATCATGGGGCTGCTCGTCCTCGACATGGGCAACCCCTTCTTCGTCGACGTCGCGCGCGGAGCCGAGCGCGCCGCCCGGCAGGCCGGACTCGGCGTGATGGTCTGCAACAGCGCCCAGAACCCGGGCGAGGAGGCCGAATACCTGTCGCTCTTCGCCGAGCAGCGGGTGCGCGGTGTACTGCTCACCCCGGCCGACGCCACCGGCCGCAACATCGAGGCGTTCCGCCGGCACGGCATCCCGTTCGTCCTGGTCGACCGGGTCGCCGAGGGCACCACCGAGTGCTCGGTCTCCGTCGACGACGTCGCGGGCGGTGCCCTGGCCGTACGCCATCTCGTCGACGCCGGGCACCGCTCCATCGCGTACGTCAGCGGCCCGCCCGGCCTCAACCAGGTCCGCGACCGGCGCACGGGCGCCCTCGAAGCGCTCTCCGAGGCCGGGCTCGGCCCCGACGCGCTGCGCGAGCTGCCCACCGAACGGCTGGACGTCGCCGCGGGCCGCGATGCCGGCGCCCGTCTGCTGGGCCTGGCCGACCGGCCGACCGCCGTGTTCTGCGCCAACGACCTGCTGGCGCTCGGTGTCCTCCAGGCCATGTACGCGGCCGGTGTCGACGTCCCGGACGACCTCGCCATCGTCGGCTACGACGACATCGAGTTCGCGGCGGCCGCCGCCGTCCCGCTCACCTCGGTACGGCAGCCCGCGGTCACCATGGGCGCCATGGCGGCCGACCTGCTCCTGGAGGAGACGGAGGCGGAGGGCGCGGCGCAGCCGCACGAGCACCGGCGGGTCGTCCTCCAGCCGGAACTGGTCGTCCGCCGCTCCAGTCTGTCCGCGCGCTGA
- a CDS encoding alpha/beta fold hydrolase produces the protein MTLSYRQPGVVLTDRRFTVPLDHDHPGGETIELYAREVVASDKAHQDLPWLLYLQGGPGFGADRSVGRPGWLGRALKEYRVLLLDQRGTGHSTPANRQTLPLRGGPAAQADYLTHFRADSIVRDCEAIRAQVTGGAPWTVLGQSFGGFCLTTYLSLAPEGLATAVITGGLPSLDAHADDVYRAAFPRIERKVTAHYARYPQDAERARRIADHLLTHDVVLPNGYRLTVEAFQSLGIVLGTGDGTHRLHYLLENAFVRTPQGFTLSDAFQEQAQGMLSYARHPLYALVHEAIYGQDARPTAWSAERVRAEFPRFDAAKALAGDEPLLFTGESIHPWMFDCDPALRPLRETADLLAARTDWTPLYDPARLAANDVPVVAAVYHDDMYVDTAHSLRTARAIRGLRTWITDEFEHDGVRTGGQRVLDRLLALARNEA, from the coding sequence TTGACCCTCAGCTACCGTCAGCCCGGAGTCGTCCTCACCGACCGCCGCTTCACCGTCCCGCTCGACCACGACCACCCCGGGGGCGAGACGATCGAGCTGTACGCCCGCGAGGTCGTCGCGAGCGACAAGGCGCACCAGGACCTGCCGTGGCTGCTCTACCTCCAGGGCGGGCCCGGCTTCGGCGCGGACCGCTCCGTCGGCAGGCCCGGCTGGCTCGGCCGCGCGCTGAAGGAGTACCGCGTCCTCCTCCTCGACCAGCGCGGCACCGGCCACAGCACGCCCGCCAACCGGCAGACGCTCCCGCTGCGCGGCGGCCCCGCCGCACAGGCCGACTACCTCACGCACTTCCGGGCCGACTCGATCGTCCGCGACTGCGAGGCCATCCGCGCGCAGGTCACCGGCGGTGCCCCCTGGACCGTCCTCGGCCAGAGCTTCGGCGGCTTCTGCCTGACCACCTACCTGTCCCTCGCGCCCGAGGGCCTGGCCACCGCCGTGATCACCGGCGGACTGCCCTCCCTGGACGCCCACGCCGACGACGTCTACCGGGCCGCCTTCCCGCGCATCGAACGCAAGGTGACCGCGCACTACGCCCGCTACCCGCAGGACGCCGAACGCGCCCGCCGGATCGCCGACCACCTCCTGACGCACGACGTGGTCCTGCCGAACGGCTACCGACTCACCGTCGAGGCCTTCCAGTCCCTCGGCATCGTCCTCGGCACCGGCGACGGCACCCACCGCCTGCACTACCTCCTGGAGAACGCCTTCGTCCGCACCCCGCAGGGCTTCACGCTCTCCGACGCGTTCCAGGAGCAGGCGCAGGGCATGCTGTCCTACGCCCGCCACCCGCTGTACGCCCTCGTCCACGAGGCGATCTACGGCCAGGACGCCCGGCCCACCGCCTGGTCGGCGGAGCGGGTCCGCGCCGAGTTCCCCCGGTTCGACGCCGCGAAGGCCCTCGCGGGCGACGAACCGCTGCTGTTCACCGGCGAGTCGATCCACCCCTGGATGTTCGACTGCGACCCGGCGCTGCGCCCCCTGCGCGAGACCGCCGACCTGCTCGCCGCCCGCACCGACTGGACGCCCCTGTACGACCCGGCCCGCCTCGCCGCCAACGACGTACCGGTCGTCGCCGCCGTCTACCACGACGACATGTACGTCGACACGGCCCACTCCCTGCGCACCGCCCGCGCCATCCGCGGCCTGCGCACCTGGATCACGGACGAGTTCGAGCACGACGGCGTGCGGACCGGCGGCCAACGGGTCCTCGACCGGCTGCTGGCGCTGGCGCGGAACGAGGCGTGA
- a CDS encoding PIG-L deacetylase family protein has product MTTTQLQPMPGDWRRALAVVAHPDDLDYGCSAAIAAWTDEGREVAYVLATRGEAGIDTLEPERCGPLREREQRASAAVVGVSVVEFLDHKDGVIEYGTTLRRDIAAAIRRHRPELVITLNHRDTWGGVAWNTPDHVAVGRATLDATGDAGNRWIFPELTEQGLQPWDGVRWVAVAGSSTPTHAVDATPGMERAVRSLLEHRTYIEVLTSEDPEAYVRGFLTRHAETTGERFGGRPAVAFELFSR; this is encoded by the coding sequence ATGACGACCACTCAACTCCAGCCCATGCCCGGCGACTGGCGGCGTGCCCTCGCGGTCGTGGCCCACCCCGACGACCTCGATTACGGCTGCTCGGCGGCGATCGCGGCCTGGACCGACGAGGGCCGCGAGGTCGCCTATGTGCTGGCGACCCGGGGCGAGGCGGGCATCGACACCCTGGAGCCCGAGCGGTGCGGTCCGCTGCGGGAGCGCGAGCAGCGGGCGAGCGCGGCGGTGGTCGGCGTGTCGGTCGTGGAGTTCCTCGACCACAAGGACGGTGTCATCGAGTACGGCACCACCCTGCGCCGCGACATCGCCGCCGCGATCCGCCGGCACCGGCCCGAGCTGGTCATCACCCTCAACCACCGGGACACCTGGGGCGGCGTCGCCTGGAACACCCCGGACCACGTGGCGGTCGGCCGGGCCACGCTCGACGCGACCGGCGACGCCGGCAACCGGTGGATCTTCCCGGAGCTCACCGAGCAGGGGCTTCAGCCGTGGGACGGCGTGCGCTGGGTCGCCGTCGCCGGTTCCAGCACCCCTACGCACGCCGTCGACGCGACGCCCGGGATGGAACGGGCGGTGCGCTCCCTGCTGGAACACCGCACCTATATCGAGGTGTTGACCAGCGAGGACCCGGAGGCGTACGTGCGCGGCTTCCTGACGCGGCACGCCGAGACGACGGGCGAGCGGTTCGGGGGCAGGCCGGCGGTGGCGTTCGAGCTGTTCAGCAGATGA
- the sigJ gene encoding RNA polymerase sigma factor SigJ produces MTGSEELAGRFEEHRGHLKAVAYRMLGSLAEAEDAVQEAWLRLGRAEADDIRNLGGWLTTVTGRVCLDLLRSRTARREEPMGDAFVPDPVLRPLEHLDPAEEVLQADSVGLALLVVLENLEPAERLAFVLHDMFAVPFDDIAPIVERSPAATRQLASRARRRVRGATPAAEPDLGRQKEVLDAFLAASRAGDFEALLALLHPDVVLRADSGALVRGAAASKAVQGAKTVAEQALMFARFAQSAELVLVNGSVGVVNAPGGRVQSVMGVTIADGRITGMYILADPERLERLGAPPHHR; encoded by the coding sequence ATGACAGGCAGCGAGGAACTGGCCGGCCGGTTCGAGGAGCACCGCGGGCACTTGAAGGCGGTCGCGTACCGCATGCTCGGCTCGCTGGCCGAGGCCGAGGACGCCGTCCAGGAGGCCTGGCTGAGGCTCGGCCGCGCCGAGGCGGACGACATCCGCAACCTCGGCGGCTGGCTCACCACCGTGACCGGCCGCGTGTGCCTGGACCTGCTGCGCTCGCGCACCGCACGCCGCGAGGAACCGATGGGCGATGCCTTCGTCCCGGACCCCGTGCTCCGGCCCCTGGAGCACCTCGACCCGGCGGAGGAGGTGCTCCAGGCCGACTCCGTGGGTCTGGCCCTGCTCGTCGTCCTGGAGAACCTGGAGCCCGCCGAGCGGCTCGCGTTCGTGCTGCACGACATGTTCGCCGTGCCGTTCGACGACATCGCGCCGATCGTGGAGCGCAGCCCGGCCGCGACCCGGCAGCTGGCGAGCCGCGCCCGGCGCCGGGTGCGCGGCGCCACCCCGGCGGCGGAGCCGGACCTCGGCCGGCAGAAGGAGGTCCTCGACGCCTTCCTGGCCGCCTCGCGCGCCGGGGACTTCGAGGCGCTGCTCGCGCTGCTGCACCCGGATGTGGTGCTGCGGGCCGACTCGGGCGCCCTGGTGCGCGGCGCGGCCGCGTCCAAGGCCGTCCAGGGGGCGAAGACGGTGGCGGAGCAGGCGCTCATGTTCGCCCGGTTCGCGCAGTCCGCGGAGCTGGTGCTGGTCAACGGCTCGGTCGGCGTCGTCAACGCGCCCGGGGGACGCGTGCAGTCGGTCATGGGCGTCACGATCGCCGACGGCCGGATCACCGGCATGTACATCCTGGCCGACCCCGAGCGGCTGGAGCGTCTGGGGGCGCCACCGCATCATCGGTGA
- a CDS encoding pentapeptide repeat-containing protein, whose amino-acid sequence MLNAMRDHQAARAELRGDCERCFGLCCVALPFAASADFAVDKDAGTPCRNLQGDHRCGIHARLRQKGFTGCTVYDCFGAGQRVSQITFGGQDWRSGPLEHARRMFDVFPVVRQLHELLWYLTEALALPAARPVHAELRGSLEKTEELTRLAPEELAALDVAAHRQEVNVLLLRTSELARAGTKGRKKNRRGADLMGARLKGADLRGADLRGAYLIAADLTGADLRGADLIGADLRDTDLTDADLTGAFFLTQPQLNAARGSAGTRLPASVSRPGHWTAQV is encoded by the coding sequence ATGCTGAACGCCATGCGAGATCACCAGGCCGCGCGGGCGGAACTGCGCGGCGACTGCGAGCGGTGCTTCGGGCTGTGCTGCGTCGCCCTGCCGTTCGCGGCCTCGGCCGACTTCGCCGTCGACAAGGACGCCGGCACGCCCTGCCGCAACCTGCAGGGCGACCACCGCTGCGGCATCCACGCCCGGCTGCGGCAGAAGGGGTTCACCGGCTGCACGGTCTACGACTGCTTCGGTGCCGGCCAGCGGGTCTCGCAGATCACCTTCGGCGGTCAGGACTGGAGGTCCGGGCCGCTGGAGCACGCCCGCCGCATGTTCGACGTCTTCCCGGTCGTACGCCAGTTGCACGAGCTGCTCTGGTACCTGACCGAGGCGCTCGCCCTGCCCGCCGCCCGTCCCGTCCACGCCGAGCTGCGGGGGTCCCTGGAGAAGACCGAGGAGCTGACCCGGCTGGCCCCCGAGGAGCTCGCCGCGCTGGACGTGGCGGCGCACCGTCAGGAGGTCAACGTCCTGCTGCTGCGGACGAGCGAGCTGGCCCGGGCCGGCACCAAGGGCCGTAAGAAGAACCGCCGGGGCGCGGACCTCATGGGCGCCCGACTCAAGGGAGCCGACCTGCGCGGCGCCGACCTGCGCGGCGCCTACCTCATCGCCGCCGACCTCACGGGCGCGGACCTGCGGGGCGCGGACCTGATCGGTGCCGACCTGCGCGACACGGACCTCACCGACGCCGACCTGACCGGGGCGTTCTTCCTCACCCAGCCGCAGCTGAACGCGGCCCGGGGGAGTGCCGGGACCCGGCTGCCCGCGTCAGTCTCCCGGCCCGGGCACTGGACAGCGCAGGTCTGA
- a CDS encoding cytochrome P450: MPQAPKRDGLPQGFRSAELGWPELDRIPHPPHRIPLLGDVVGVNRSTPLQDSLRYARRLGPVFRRKAFGKEFVFVWGARHAADLADESRFAKHVGLGIANLRPVAGDGLFTAYNHEPNWQLAHDVLAPGFSREAMAGYHPMMLAVAGQLTEHWDRAAATGRAVDVPGDMTKLTLETIARTGFGHDFGSFERSRPHPFVTAMVGTLTYAQRLNTVPFPLAPLLLRSASRRNAADIAHLNRTVDELVRARRASGRGDGDLLDRMLETAHPETGERLEPQNVRRQVITFLVAGHETTSGALSFALHYLSRHPEVAARARAEVDRVWGDAAVPAYEQVARLRYVRRVLDESLRLWPTAPAFAREAREDTVLAGEHPMRRGAWALVLTPMLHRDPEVWGADAERFDPDRFDAQAVRNRAPHSFKPFGTGARACIGRQFALHEATLVLGLLLRRYELRPDPAYRLRVTERLTLMPEGLRLHPERRTPVREPASDLRCPVPGPGD, from the coding sequence ATGCCGCAGGCGCCGAAACGGGACGGGCTGCCCCAGGGGTTCCGGAGTGCCGAGCTGGGCTGGCCGGAACTTGACCGCATTCCCCATCCGCCGCACCGGATCCCGCTGCTCGGTGACGTGGTGGGCGTGAACCGGAGCACCCCCCTCCAGGACTCGCTGCGGTACGCCCGCCGGCTGGGTCCGGTCTTCCGCCGCAAGGCCTTCGGCAAGGAGTTCGTGTTCGTGTGGGGCGCCCGGCACGCGGCCGACCTCGCGGACGAGTCGCGGTTCGCCAAGCACGTGGGGCTGGGCATAGCGAACCTGCGGCCGGTCGCCGGGGACGGCCTGTTCACGGCGTACAACCACGAGCCGAACTGGCAGTTGGCCCACGACGTGCTCGCCCCGGGGTTCAGCCGCGAGGCGATGGCCGGTTACCACCCGATGATGCTGGCCGTCGCGGGGCAGCTGACGGAGCACTGGGACCGGGCGGCGGCGACGGGCCGGGCGGTGGACGTGCCCGGCGACATGACCAAACTGACGCTGGAGACGATCGCGCGCACCGGCTTCGGGCACGACTTCGGGTCGTTCGAACGTTCCCGGCCGCATCCCTTCGTGACCGCGATGGTCGGCACGCTGACGTACGCGCAGCGGCTCAACACGGTGCCCTTCCCGCTGGCTCCGCTGCTGCTGCGCAGCGCGAGCCGCCGCAACGCGGCCGACATCGCCCACCTCAACCGCACGGTCGACGAGCTGGTCCGCGCCCGGCGCGCCTCCGGCCGCGGGGACGGGGACCTGCTCGACCGGATGCTGGAGACGGCCCACCCCGAGACCGGGGAGCGGCTGGAGCCGCAGAACGTCCGCCGTCAGGTCATCACCTTCCTCGTCGCCGGCCACGAGACGACGTCCGGCGCGCTCTCCTTCGCACTGCACTACCTCTCCCGCCACCCCGAGGTCGCGGCCCGGGCCCGCGCCGAGGTGGACCGGGTGTGGGGCGACGCGGCGGTACCCGCCTACGAGCAGGTGGCCAGGCTGCGCTACGTCCGCCGGGTGCTGGACGAGTCGCTGCGGCTGTGGCCCACCGCGCCCGCCTTCGCGCGGGAGGCGCGGGAGGACACCGTGCTGGCCGGGGAGCATCCCATGCGGCGCGGGGCGTGGGCGCTGGTGCTGACGCCGATGCTGCACCGGGACCCCGAGGTGTGGGGCGCGGACGCCGAGCGGTTCGACCCGGACCGCTTCGACGCGCAGGCCGTGCGGAACCGGGCCCCGCACAGCTTCAAGCCGTTCGGGACCGGGGCGCGGGCCTGCATCGGGCGCCAGTTCGCCCTGCACGAGGCGACGCTGGTGCTCGGCCTGCTGCTGCGCCGCTACGAGCTGCGGCCCGACCCGGCGTACCGGCTGCGCGTGACGGAGCGGCTGACGCTGATGCCGGAGGGACTGCGGCTGCACCCGGAGCGCCGGACGCCGGTGCGGGAGCCGGCCTCAGACCTGCGCTGTCCAGTGCCCGGGCCGGGAGACTGA